The segment GCGCACAGGTTTCCCATTGCTGAACGGGGGAACGCTGATGTCACAGGTCGGTCAATGTTCAACACCCACCGCAACGATCCCTCTCCCGGCATCATCTCATCTGCATCATGGCTACTGACTCGCGGTTCGCCGCCACAGGCTGCGTTTGTCCCCCTCTCCGGGGCTGCATGTGGGCCGGCGGCACGATGGCCGAAACACTGTGCCAGGCGTCCGACCCTTCCGCCGCAAACACGGTTTGCTTGCCAAGCTGCCCGGCGTACCACATTTCCAGCACCTCAGATTTTGTATAAGGGCCGTCTGGTTCTTCGCCGGCATTGCGGATTAGGTAAACTCCGTGCGAATTAATCTGCGAGTGGCGTGATGCGGACGGTGGCCTTGGCAGTGTTGATGGCGAGGTTCCACGAGTTGGCGACGCTGGTGACGCGTATCGCGACGGTCGGATCGAGCTGCGTTTTTTTTGGTGGCACCGCTTGCAAGGTCGGCGCGGTGCCATCGAGTGCGAGCGCCCAGACGAACGTGGTCTGCGCGGTGGTGCGCCGGAAGATCGTCATGGGAATCCGGTCGGCCGTGCTTTTGCCGACGCCGGTGGTTGTGATGACATCGGTGGGCTCGCCGGCGGCAAGAGCGATGACGCCGCGCCAGTCCGGCGCGAGGTTGCACGTTTGCGCAATGGCGGCGTTGGTACGGCAGAGCGTGGCGTTCTTGAGATGCTGGTAGCCGTTCTGCGCGGGGAGCGTGAACGCGCCGCCGGGCGGCGGAGTTTGCCACGTGCCGTTGCAGTGCGTTGCAAGATCGAACGTGTGGGGTTTATCGGCAGTGATCTGGTCGGAGAAGATGATCAGGTTTTGGTTGAGCATCACAGCGGTGCGGATGAAGCGGACGCCCTTGGCGATCGGTCCGGCGTCGGTCATCGCAAAGTCGCAGCCGTGATCATTGCCGAAAGCGAGGCACTGGCCGGTGGCCTCGGCCTGGTTGCCTTCGTCCACGACGAGCGTGTTGTGGGCGAGCGTGACCTTGTCCCACTGGCCGTGCAGCGGCGAGCCGTAGGGGCGTGTGCCGGGATCGGGACAGAGCACCTTGCCGCGGGCGTAGAGCACGAAATTATTTTTGTCGGGATGCCCGTGCCCACCGCCGTGCGGGCCGTACTTCAGGCAAAGCCACGTGGCCTGCTCGCCAGCGCCGCGCTGGAGGATCGCGTAGCCGGAGTCCTGCGCGTTGCGGCTGGGCAGCGCCGCGTGCTGCGCCGAGGGCAACTGCGGCACGCCGAACCAGAGCGCCATCTCATCGCGGCGCTTGGAGTCGGCCAGCGCGACGAGGTAGACCGGATCGCGATAGCGCGCATAGGCCAGCTCGAACACGCTGCTGCGGATGTTGACCTCGCCGCTGTCGTTAAACGCCGGCAGGCTCAGGTTCGGCATCGCGAGGTTGACCGGCGCCTCGAACATTTTCTTCAGCGGCTCACCGTAGAGATTGAGGTGGCAGTTGCGCGCAGCCTCCGTCAGCGGCCAGAGCGCGCCCAAGGTGAAGAAGTGGTAACCCCACGCGCCCTCGTACCAGACACCGTCGGGCTGCACGCCCTTGGCCATCTGCGTGCGGTAGCCACGGACGGGGTCATCGATCGCCGCGCTGATGAGCGCGGTGTCGCCGAGCAGATAGCCGGTGATGCCGACGGCGCTGTTCTTCCAGCACTGGATGTTGTGTACGCCCATCTTGTGCGCAAGGATCACATCGCGCGCGGCGGGCAGGAAGAGTTTGTCGGCCAGCGTGCGGCGGTCGGCCTCGGCGAGTGTGTTCCAGATCAGGTCCGCGCCCTGCGCGACGGGAATCAGCCACATCGCCTCGTCGAGCGTCTGCGGTCCGACGCGCCCGCCGCCGATCTTTGCCTGCCCGCGCGTGGTGTGCAGCGGATAGGAGAGATAGCGCGCGGCGTAGGCGAGCAGGATGTCGCGGCCGCGTTTGGCATAGCGCGCATCGCCGGTGATCTGGAACAAAATACCGGCGTTGCGAATCGCCGTCGCGTAGCTGCTGTGCGGATGGTTGATCGCAACGCCATCAAAATCGCGGTCAGGCTTGGTCGGATCACCGGGCAGAACTTCCTTATCCACCGGGCAGATGTGCTCCCAATGCCACGGGCCGAGCTGCTTGCCCTGCGTCAGGCGCGCGCCGTGTGTCGGGCACACATACCAGTGGAACCAGTTGCCGCCGCGCGGCGGCAGCTCGATGGGCGCATTCATCGTCTTATCGAAACTCTTGCGGAACGCCGTCCATTGCGAGGCCCACGGTTCCTGCTGCACGCGCTGTTTGAGCTGCGCGATGCCGGCGTCGTCGAACAACAGTCGAGGATGCGGCGGCAAGGCTTCGGCTCCGGCCGCTGTGCCGGCGAGCAACAACACACCCAACATGGTGAGGAATAGTTTCATGATCTTGCTGTGACGACCCTTGGCCTGCGCCCATCGTGGGCCAATCGGTCACGTTGACCGAAGTTTTATTCCACTCTGCCATACCAGCAAGCCTTTTCGTGACTCGAAGCCCCGATTTCTGCTACCGGCACGCTAGCTTTCACCTTCGATCCCTTCCCGGCCAGTTTTTCCTTCAATAATTCGGCATACCAACGGTCAAACATGACTTTATTATAAGACGCGAAATCTAAAGTAAACTTTTGTCCGCAGATTTCGCAGAAGGACACCAATTCCGTTTCCCGCATTTTGGCATCTGCGAAAGATCTGCGCTCTCTGCGGATCACGTTCCCCACGCCTTTCTTTTCTCTTCCAGCGTCAGATGCTTGTTATTGTCACTCTCCTCGCCCCCACGGCGACCGCAAGCGACAACTCAAAGCGTTCGCGGACCTTGATGCTGCCAAAGCAACCGCCGAAGGCAAGGCAAAGGACCTGCCTTTCAAGACCCTTAACAGGGTCAATATGACACATTTTTAATGTGTCATATTGGCTCTTTTTTATGTATGATAAAGGACGAATAAAATGTCTAATATGCTAATATTTAATGCATTACGAAATTCAATTTGACCAACAAAACACTGGCATGGAAAATGATTATTATAGAACCATGAAACTTGCCAGCGATGGGCGTTGGTAAGCAATGAACAAACGTTGGATCTGGTTTGGGAATCAGGGCGGACACCAAGCCAGTCATGAAACCAAGTCCGCCCGGAAAGAGATGAAGTTATGAGCGCATTGACATATTGGACTCCGATGAAAGCCTGGAACCCTCTCAAAGAGATGGTTGAGTTGGAAAATCGGTTATCCACGATTTTTAATCGGACCGGGACAGTTCCGGGGGATAACAAAGAAGAAACCTTGCGGGTGACGGAATGGGCGCCGCTGGTGGACATTGCCGAGGATGACAAGGGATACACCATCAAGGCCGAACTGCCAGGGATCAAGAAGGAGGACATCGCGGTGACAGTCGAGAACGGGGTGCTGAGCATCAAGGGCGAGCGGAAATCGGAACAGGAGGAAAAGAGCAAACGGTATCATCGCATCGAGCGGTTCTATGGCCGGTTTGAACGCAGCTTTACGCTGCCGGAAGATGCGGATGGCACCAAAGTGGGGGCCGAGTACAAGGATGGGGTGCTGAAAGTACACTTGGCCAAGAGCGAGAAAGCGCTGCCAAAGGCCATCGAAGTCAAAGTGGCATAACGCGGGCCGCCAAAAAACGGTGGCGCAGCGTGGCAACACCTGCGCCACCGGCGAGGAGGTGGAACGTGAACAATCTGAAGGACCGGCAGTGTTGGGGGCCTTATGCAAGGAAAAGGCTCTGCCGGTCCTCAGTCTTTTTTGGGATACAAAGGGGCATCCGATTTGAAAAACGAGTCGGATTCGGATATTGTAAAGATGGGACATCGTTTGGCCGGGAATGCCAGACGGGAGCGAATCTGCCATGAATGCCGGGTACAAAGATTATTATCGCGTGCTGGGAGTGGAACGCGGCGCGACGGAGGATGAAATCCGGAGCGCCTTCCGCAAGCTGGCCCGCGAGTATCATCCCGATGTCGCACGCAACAAGGCGGTGGCGGAGGAAAAATTCAAGGAGATCAACGAGGCATACGAAGTCCTGGGTGATGCGGATAAGCGCCGCAAATATGACGCGCTGGGAGCGGATGGGGGCAATGCGCAGAACTTTACCCCGCCCCCGGGATGGAATCAGCGGGGAGCCAATGGCGACTCGATGCACGAGTTCCGCTTTGGCGGCACGGGTTACAGCGATTTCTTTGAACAGTTCTTTGGCGGACAACGGGCGGGATTCACGCGACGCGGGCGGGACCCGTTTGATTTTGAAACCGATACGGAGCAGGAGCAACCGCAACGGGGCGGTGATGTGGAGGGCGCGTTGATGGTGACGCTGGATGAGGCGCTGCACGGATCGGTGCGCTCCATTTCCCTCGAACGAGTGAATCCCCAAAGCGGAACCACGGAAACGCACACTTTCCGGGTGCGTATTCCCGCAGGCGTGTGCGAGGGACAACTGATCCGCGTGGCGGGCAAAGGCGATCCCGGTTGGAACGGAGCCGAGGCTGGCGACCTGCTATTGCGGGTGCGGCTGGCGCGGCATCCGGATTTTACCGTGCATGGTGCTGATTTATATCATGAACTGGAACTTCAACCCTGGCAGGCAGTGCTGGGCGCAACGGTAGAAGTGCTCACCTTGGAGGGACGCGTTTCCGTGCGGGTACCGCCGGGCACGGAACAGGGCGGGAAATTACGCGTGCGCGGACGCGGTCTGCCGGAGGCCAATGGCAAACGCGGCGATCTGTTGGTGACCATCAGCATTCTGATTCCCAAGCAGGTCAGCCGCGAAGAAAAGGCCCTATGGGAACAACTGGCACGCCTGGCCAAATAGGCCGCCCCAAGCCCACTCAAATTGTCCACGGTTCCCGCATGGAACGGGAAAGCATCCGCGCAGCCTGATCATCGCCGAGGATTTGCTCTTTCACGGAATCCCATTTGATGGTGCGTCCGGTGCGGATGGCAATGTCACTTAAATGGCTGATGGAATCAGACCAGACGGCGGTCTCCACGGGGTTAATCGTTTTCTGCCGAGTGCGCACGCCATCCACAAAGTTTTTGTAATGATTGTCGCTGTGCAGTAGATGAATTTCGCCGGGCTGAATGATTTCGCTCGCGAGGGATTCGGGTTCGGTGCGGAGCCAGCCCCGGCTGATGCTCACCTTGCCTTTATCCCCGGTGAAGACGGTCAGGTTTTCACCCGGCCCGCGGAAATGGAACGTCACGCCATTCGCGTAGCGGCCACGGACATCCCACGAGGTGGCGGTGTTGAACAAACCTTCGGTCGGGAATACACCGGTGCCCGCGTATTCGGTCGGCACCGCCTCCGGGCGATCACCCAATCCCCATACGGCCACGTCCAGCGGATGCGCCCCCCAGCCAGCGATGAATCCCAGCGCATAATCAGAGACAAACCAGGCCCCAGAACTGGTACACCGGTCCTTGGTGTAAGGCGCTGCTGGCGCCGGCCCGAGCCACAGGTCGTACTCAAAACCTTCCGGCACCGGGATGGGTGTGGTGGAACCGCCCTGGCTGCTGGCCGGGCTGACGACTTCCACAGAAAGTAATTTGCCAATGCGCCCATTGCGCACCAGCTCGCAACCATAGCGAATGTGATTGGAAGAGCGTTGCTGGGTGCCGTATTGGAACACCGCGCCATGGCGTTTGCAGGCGGCGCGCAGGGCCTGATCCTGGGCCAAGGTCAAACCCAATGGCTTTTCCACGTACACACTGCGCCCGGAACGCACCGCGAGCAAGGCAGCAGGCACATGCCAATGGTCGGGAGTCGCGATGACCACGGCATCCAGATCATCACGGGCCAGCATTTCCCGCAGATCATGGTACGGCTTGCAATAGTCGCCGCCATAAGCCTGGTTGGTCTTGGACACGGTTTTCTCGCGGCGCTCCTTGAAACAATCGCACACCGCGACCACCCGGCAGGATTTGATACCGAGAAAGCCGCCATGCAAGGCGCTACCGCGTCCGCCCACGCCGATGTGCGCGACGTTGGTGAGGTTGCTGGGCGCATCCGCGCCGAGCAGCGAGGAATGAATCAGTTGGGGGGCCAGCGTGGCGGCTCCGGCAGTGGCCAGGGTGCGTTGAAAAAATACCCGACGTGAAAGAAGCATTGGTTTCATGAGATTGGCCGATTAAGGTTTGCTGTAAATTTCCAGTTCCCGGACGGCTGGACTAAGACCGTGACTGCCGGTGATTTTCAGTTCCACGACCCGGCAGGTGACCGAAGGGAATTCGACGGTGTACCAGTTGTTGAGATATTGCGCGTTGGTGATCGTTTTCACGATCTTGTCATCGCAGAGCACTTCAAAATCTTTAGGTGCGTAATTGTGCTGTCGGTAGCCCATGATGCGCAGATAACCCACCGGTGCCGGTTGCTTGAGTTCCACCCGCAGACGGTAAAGCTTCTGATTGTCGGTCTTATCCCAATAGGTTTTCGGATCGCCATCAATGGCGGCTTTATCCCCTCCCGACGCGCCGTCGGCCTGCAACCCATCGGGACTGGTCGCCGTGGCACCCAGCGCAAGATTCAGGGACGGGATGGTTTTGCCCGGGGCGGCGGAAGGCGTGCCGACCGGTTGGGGTGCCATTCGGGCAATCGCCCGTTGGGCCAGCGCGCAAATCTTTTCATCCGGGCTGTTGGTCATGGATTGCAAATCCTTCAAGGGCGCGGCATCCGGCCAATCCGCCATGGTGCGGACGACGGCCAGTTGGATTTCGGGCGATTTGGAAAGCAGATGGCCGCGAATGGCATCCAAGGCCGGCGCGGTTCCAATCTGGCCGAGCACTTGGATGAGCGAACTCCCGGTGGCGGCGGAGGCTTTGTCCAACGCGCCGGAAACCAGCGGGACACCGCCCAAGCGGGTAGCCAGGCTGGCCAGCGCATTCTCCACGGTGGCGCGTTCGCCGGCATCCACCTTTTCCAACAATGCCACCAAAGAATTGAACGCACTGGTATCGCCGATCTTCCCGATGGCGGTGATGGCTTCCCGCCGCACCGGTTTATCGGGCGTCGCGGCCAATGCCAACAACACCGGTACAGCCGACTGCGTGCCGCGCACGGCCATGACCCGAATCAACAAGCTGCGTACGGCGGGCTGTTGGGCTTCCCGGAGAGTCTTGGCCAAACCGTCATCCACTCCGGCACCGCGCAAACGCGACATGGCTTCCATGGCTGTCTTTTGCTCATCGCCGGTGGTATCCACCGCGATTTTTGTCAGGCACGGCAGCGCGGAAGCGTTGCCGATCAGGCCCAAGGTTTGGATGGCGGCCTGGCGCACACCGGGATCACTGTTTCCGGTGGCTTGGCTCACCACCTCGACCAGCGAGGCGTCGCCAGCGATGCCGCACACAATGATGAGTTGCTCCTGCACAGGCGCGGGCAGTTTTTCCAGCGCCGCCATGGCGGACTTCAGCAGCGCCGGGCTGCGCATGGCTTGCAGGGCGCGTAACGCGGCTTTTTGCAGCACCGCATCCTGCCCCAAGAGGGTCGGCATGATTTTAGCAGTGCCTGCTTCCCCGGAAAAACCGACATAGAGCGGAAAGGCCGTCAAGCGCGTCTGCGCCGGTTGATCGGGCGCGGTCAA is part of the Verrucomicrobiota bacterium genome and harbors:
- a CDS encoding heparinase II/III family protein gives rise to the protein MKLFLTMLGVLLLAGTAAGAEALPPHPRLLFDDAGIAQLKQRVQQEPWASQWTAFRKSFDKTMNAPIELPPRGGNWFHWYVCPTHGARLTQGKQLGPWHWEHICPVDKEVLPGDPTKPDRDFDGVAINHPHSSYATAIRNAGILFQITGDARYAKRGRDILLAYAARYLSYPLHTTRGQAKIGGGRVGPQTLDEAMWLIPVAQGADLIWNTLAEADRRTLADKLFLPAARDVILAHKMGVHNIQCWKNSAVGITGYLLGDTALISAAIDDPVRGYRTQMAKGVQPDGVWYEGAWGYHFFTLGALWPLTEAARNCHLNLYGEPLKKMFEAPVNLAMPNLSLPAFNDSGEVNIRSSVFELAYARYRDPVYLVALADSKRRDEMALWFGVPQLPSAQHAALPSRNAQDSGYAILQRGAGEQATWLCLKYGPHGGGHGHPDKNNFVLYARGKVLCPDPGTRPYGSPLHGQWDKVTLAHNTLVVDEGNQAEATGQCLAFGNDHGCDFAMTDAGPIAKGVRFIRTAVMLNQNLIIFSDQITADKPHTFDLATHCNGTWQTPPPGGAFTLPAQNGYQHLKNATLCRTNAAIAQTCNLAPDWRGVIALAAGEPTDVITTTGVGKSTADRIPMTIFRRTTAQTTFVWALALDGTAPTLQAVPPKKTQLDPTVAIRVTSVANSWNLAINTAKATVRITPLAD
- a CDS encoding Hsp20/alpha crystallin family protein, with the translated sequence MSALTYWTPMKAWNPLKEMVELENRLSTIFNRTGTVPGDNKEETLRVTEWAPLVDIAEDDKGYTIKAELPGIKKEDIAVTVENGVLSIKGERKSEQEEKSKRYHRIERFYGRFERSFTLPEDADGTKVGAEYKDGVLKVHLAKSEKALPKAIEVKVA
- a CDS encoding J domain-containing protein — encoded protein: MNAGYKDYYRVLGVERGATEDEIRSAFRKLAREYHPDVARNKAVAEEKFKEINEAYEVLGDADKRRKYDALGADGGNAQNFTPPPGWNQRGANGDSMHEFRFGGTGYSDFFEQFFGGQRAGFTRRGRDPFDFETDTEQEQPQRGGDVEGALMVTLDEALHGSVRSISLERVNPQSGTTETHTFRVRIPAGVCEGQLIRVAGKGDPGWNGAEAGDLLLRVRLARHPDFTVHGADLYHELELQPWQAVLGATVEVLTLEGRVSVRVPPGTEQGGKLRVRGRGLPEANGKRGDLLVTISILIPKQVSREEKALWEQLARLAK
- a CDS encoding Gfo/Idh/MocA family oxidoreductase; the protein is MKPMLLSRRVFFQRTLATAGAATLAPQLIHSSLLGADAPSNLTNVAHIGVGGRGSALHGGFLGIKSCRVVAVCDCFKERREKTVSKTNQAYGGDYCKPYHDLREMLARDDLDAVVIATPDHWHVPAALLAVRSGRSVYVEKPLGLTLAQDQALRAACKRHGAVFQYGTQQRSSNHIRYGCELVRNGRIGKLLSVEVVSPASSQGGSTTPIPVPEGFEYDLWLGPAPAAPYTKDRCTSSGAWFVSDYALGFIAGWGAHPLDVAVWGLGDRPEAVPTEYAGTGVFPTEGLFNTATSWDVRGRYANGVTFHFRGPGENLTVFTGDKGKVSISRGWLRTEPESLASEIIQPGEIHLLHSDNHYKNFVDGVRTRQKTINPVETAVWSDSISHLSDIAIRTGRTIKWDSVKEQILGDDQAARMLSRSMREPWTI
- a CDS encoding HEAT repeat domain-containing protein encodes the protein MATVLAAMLLPVCLPAAQPPVRVLILTGQNNHDWKQTTPKLKGILVACGRFEVDITETPEATDGATFSKYDVLLSNWNAFGTGQKTDWPPKMREDLLNFVRRGGGFLVVHAGGSSYEEWTEFQTLIGGTWGKGTGHGPQHEFEVKFTDSEHPITRGLQPFRTTDELWHRIATQPNKHVLATAFSALDKKGSGADEIMAMVMDFGQGRCFNLVLGHNVTAMEAPGFQALLQRGTEWAATGKVTIRGGPEPLSDEGLAALLKTVANYHFGDSRAPLAALAKQVDLAAENEDARGKIAAALARRLSGEASSEAKPFICEQLSLVGTAAEVPVLAGLIKDTNLNYHARFALERIPAPAATEALIKALAAANDTVRIGLIHSLAARRAASAIAVIEPFCANPDSTTARAAMAALGKIGTVEGARALQRLIKTVQPGLKQDLAAAMLQCGQNLAAIGNVHEAAVLFEQLTAPDQPAQTRLTAFPLYVGFSGEAGTAKIMPTLLGQDAVLQKAALRALQAMRSPALLKSAMAALEKLPAPVQEQLIIVCGIAGDASLVEVVSQATGNSDPGVRQAAIQTLGLIGNASALPCLTKIAVDTTGDEQKTAMEAMSRLRGAGVDDGLAKTLREAQQPAVRSLLIRVMAVRGTQSAVPVLLALAATPDKPVRREAITAIGKIGDTSAFNSLVALLEKVDAGERATVENALASLATRLGGVPLVSGALDKASAATGSSLIQVLGQIGTAPALDAIRGHLLSKSPEIQLAVVRTMADWPDAAPLKDLQSMTNSPDEKICALAQRAIARMAPQPVGTPSAAPGKTIPSLNLALGATATSPDGLQADGASGGDKAAIDGDPKTYWDKTDNQKLYRLRVELKQPAPVGYLRIMGYRQHNYAPKDFEVLCDDKIVKTITNAQYLNNWYTVEFPSVTCRVVELKITGSHGLSPAVRELEIYSKP